In Pigmentibacter ruber, a genomic segment contains:
- a CDS encoding efflux RND transporter periplasmic adaptor subunit, producing the protein MILYDILKNPKKNIRSFIIIIIFIIIFLSALIIIINFLSTNGQQKNFENISSLKQNKKLSAKNMVMVQTAEIKEKDVPIYINAIGTITALDSVVVKTQINGELTKVNFREGQFVKKGEILAEIDDRTYKAQFIQYQGQLNRDLALFNNAIKDLKRYKNLFPIGGISKQTLDTQKSLVKQYEGIVEFDKGQLEAVKVNLNNCKISAPISGKAGLRLVNPGNYVQISDQSGLVIINKMQPISVLFSLSQEYLTKLTENFTEKNTLKVLAYDKENKELLAEGKLNTIDNQIDTTTGTIKLRAEFENTNLILYPNQFVNIKLLLKTEKNALIIPISAVQHGKDGDYVYLKEKNKAKFKKIVSGDMDQDYILIKEGLKLGDIVITDGLDKLTDGADLFQ; encoded by the coding sequence ATGATTTTGTATGATATTTTAAAAAATCCAAAAAAAAATATTCGTAGCTTTATTATTATAATTATTTTTATAATTATTTTTTTATCTGCATTGATTATTATAATAAACTTTTTAAGTACAAATGGACAACAAAAAAACTTTGAAAATATAAGCTCTTTGAAACAAAATAAAAAATTAAGTGCAAAAAACATGGTAATGGTTCAAACGGCAGAAATCAAAGAAAAAGATGTACCCATTTATATAAATGCAATAGGAACTATAACAGCTTTAGATAGTGTCGTAGTTAAAACACAAATTAATGGGGAATTAACTAAAGTAAATTTTAGAGAAGGACAATTTGTCAAAAAAGGGGAAATTCTTGCTGAGATTGATGATAGAACTTATAAAGCGCAATTTATCCAGTACCAAGGACAACTGAATCGGGACTTAGCACTTTTCAACAATGCCATAAAAGATCTCAAACGTTATAAAAACTTGTTTCCTATTGGCGGTATTTCTAAACAAACTTTAGATACTCAAAAATCTCTAGTGAAACAGTATGAAGGTATAGTTGAATTTGATAAAGGACAACTAGAAGCAGTGAAAGTAAATTTAAATAATTGTAAAATTTCTGCTCCAATTTCAGGTAAAGCAGGATTAAGATTAGTTAATCCAGGAAACTATGTACAGATAAGTGATCAAAGTGGTCTTGTTATAATTAACAAAATGCAACCTATATCAGTTTTATTTTCTTTATCACAAGAGTATCTTACTAAATTAACAGAAAATTTTACTGAAAAAAATACTTTAAAAGTTTTAGCTTATGATAAAGAAAATAAAGAATTATTAGCAGAAGGAAAATTAAATACTATTGACAATCAAATTGATACGACTACTGGTACGATAAAGCTCAGAGCGGAATTTGAAAATACCAATCTAATTTTATATCCCAACCAATTTGTGAATATTAAACTTTTATTAAAAACTGAAAAAAATGCATTAATTATTCCTATTTCAGCTGTTCAACATGGTAAAGATGGTGACTATGTATATTTAAAAGAAAAAAATAAAGCTAAATTTAAAAAAATTGTTTCTGGGGACATGGATCAAGACTATATATTAATTAAGGAAGGACTAAAACTGGGTGATATTGTCATAACTGATGGACTTGACAAACTTACAGATGGAGCTGATCTTTTTCAATGA
- the fliW gene encoding flagellar assembly protein FliW, with translation MKINTSRFGEVEINEKDVITLPEGLIGFPELNQFVLLDHDQDSPFKWLQSVTDSAMAFIVISPLSFRPDYMVEVTEEEVASLKLSNPNEAVISVIVTIPMDPKKMSANLKAPLVFNLSNRLGKQVVLKDPQYQTKHFIMEEMKRFSQRESQNDLKKAIQQQFANKLDNETITK, from the coding sequence TTGAAAATAAATACCTCGCGTTTTGGAGAAGTAGAAATTAATGAAAAAGATGTTATCACCTTGCCTGAGGGTCTGATTGGTTTTCCAGAATTGAATCAGTTTGTATTACTCGATCATGATCAAGATTCCCCATTTAAATGGTTACAATCAGTTACTGATTCTGCAATGGCATTTATTGTAATAAGTCCTCTTTCCTTTCGTCCTGATTATATGGTTGAAGTTACAGAAGAAGAAGTAGCCTCGTTAAAGCTTTCTAATCCCAATGAAGCTGTTATTTCGGTTATTGTTACTATACCAATGGATCCTAAGAAAATGAGTGCTAACTTAAAAGCACCTTTAGTCTTTAATCTTAGTAACAGGTTAGGCAAGCAAGTTGTATTAAAAGATCCTCAATATCAAACAAAACATTTTATAATGGAAGAAATGAAACGCTTCTCTCAAAGAGAATCACAAAATGATCTTAAAAAAGCAATTCAACAGCAATTTGCTAACAAGCTAGATAATGAAACAATTACAAAGTAA
- the msrA gene encoding peptide-methionine (S)-S-oxide reductase MsrA: METELATLAGGCFWGVEELFSKLEGVVATRVGYTGGLIENPTYDLVKLGTSGHAEAVQIEFLPEKISFEKILEYFFRLHDPTTLNQQGNDKGTQYRSAIFYHSELQKKNAEHVKKNVTDSKKWQRPIVTEIVPFVKFYLAEEFHQQYLKKNPNGYNCHYLRK; this comes from the coding sequence ATGGAAACTGAATTAGCAACATTGGCAGGTGGATGTTTTTGGGGTGTCGAAGAGTTATTTTCAAAGTTAGAAGGAGTTGTAGCAACTAGAGTTGGATATACTGGTGGATTAATTGAAAATCCAACTTATGATCTTGTCAAGTTAGGAACATCCGGACATGCAGAAGCAGTCCAAATAGAATTTTTACCAGAAAAGATTTCTTTTGAAAAAATTTTGGAGTATTTTTTTAGACTACATGATCCAACAACTTTAAACCAACAAGGAAATGATAAAGGTACTCAATATAGATCTGCAATTTTTTATCACTCTGAATTACAGAAAAAAAATGCTGAGCATGTTAAAAAGAATGTCACTGATTCAAAAAAGTGGCAAAGACCTATTGTTACTGAAATTGTTCCTTTTGTTAAATTTTATTTAGCTGAAGAATTTCATCAACAATATCTCAAGAAAAACCCTAATGGATATAATTGTCATTACCTTAGAAAATAA
- a CDS encoding TolC family protein, whose translation MNFEKQGKKIFYSLLAFCKMIPAISIELESYLTNPSNNFIELTLEKCINLGLQNSINIIRDKNTLELTGYDILKSYGNFLPNLALQIGNNYTYGNNYLTTTTPTYVNTSGFFGNLSISSTLNLFNGFADISALNTFLAKKDSDKFSLERAKQIIAIDIIQNYLQITLDSNMIEIAAQNLQEYQTREKLLLAQTNLGAKSIADLYLQQAQTSLAESNLNTLKNKMRNDEIFLLKKIRLDYQKNYKFIPVKFQDVLQDTNQISEISLISIALSKRSDLKSLQALKNVAALGIENAKSTYYPKIDFTVTAASNAAYVNNQVVNGNNISYSSQDQYPNQFLSNIKYQFLINLNWTIFDKLATYGNENQAKIKYLQTKIDENDEQQKIISEVRSEYGNYKLAIQDLESSARVLLASKKAYQVMSGRYKVGSASFIDLITSQSALEQAEYNRSKSLINFLMQKWNLKYVTGELQN comes from the coding sequence TTGAACTTTGAAAAACAAGGTAAAAAAATTTTTTATTCTCTTTTAGCATTTTGTAAAATGATTCCAGCTATTTCTATTGAGCTTGAATCGTATTTAACAAATCCCTCTAATAATTTTATTGAATTGACTTTAGAGAAATGCATAAATCTAGGGTTACAAAATAGTATTAATATTATCCGAGATAAGAACACACTAGAACTAACTGGTTATGATATTTTAAAAAGTTATGGAAACTTCTTACCAAATTTGGCTTTACAGATAGGAAATAATTATACTTATGGAAATAATTATTTAACAACAACTACACCAACTTATGTCAATACATCTGGCTTTTTTGGCAATTTAAGTATTTCCAGTACGTTAAATTTATTTAATGGGTTTGCTGACATATCAGCTTTAAATACATTTTTGGCAAAAAAAGATTCAGATAAATTTTCCCTTGAAAGAGCGAAACAAATCATAGCAATTGATATTATCCAAAATTACTTACAAATTACACTTGACAGCAATATGATAGAAATTGCTGCACAAAATTTACAGGAATATCAGACTAGAGAAAAATTATTACTCGCTCAGACAAATTTAGGGGCTAAAAGTATTGCAGATCTTTATTTGCAGCAAGCTCAAACGAGCTTGGCTGAATCTAATTTAAACACTCTTAAAAATAAAATGCGGAATGATGAAATTTTTTTGCTAAAAAAAATAAGATTAGATTATCAAAAAAATTATAAATTTATCCCTGTAAAGTTCCAAGATGTTTTACAAGATACAAATCAAATTTCAGAAATTAGTCTAATTTCAATTGCATTAAGCAAAAGATCAGATTTGAAATCACTTCAAGCTTTAAAAAATGTTGCCGCTTTAGGTATTGAAAATGCAAAATCCACATATTATCCAAAAATTGATTTTACAGTAACTGCCGCATCAAATGCTGCCTATGTGAATAATCAAGTCGTAAATGGTAATAATATTTCTTATTCATCTCAAGATCAATATCCGAATCAATTTTTAAGCAATATTAAATACCAATTCTTGATTAATCTAAATTGGACTATTTTTGATAAACTGGCCACCTATGGAAATGAAAATCAAGCCAAAATAAAATATTTACAAACCAAAATTGATGAGAATGATGAACAACAAAAGATAATTAGTGAAGTTAGATCCGAATATGGAAATTATAAGCTAGCAATACAAGATTTAGAGTCATCCGCTAGAGTTTTACTTGCTTCAAAAAAGGCTTACCAAGTAATGAGTGGTAGATATAAAGTAGGTTCTGCTAGTTTTATTGATCTTATCACATCACAAAGCGCACTTGAACAGGCAGAATATAATAGATCAAAATCGTTAATAAATTTTTTAATGCAAAAATGGAACTTGAAATATGTAACTGGAGAACTACAAAATTAA
- a CDS encoding efflux RND transporter periplasmic adaptor subunit: MNLFNKELKFKSFLLFILLITILVFIFLVANKSKKILAANIEKITESEKGIKVKTIKVKKSNSEKEIILNGETKPSQSVTIYAKISGFLKKIYVDKGDHVEKGKILATIESPVIDEAYLGALSNYKNKNLIAKRALELRKENLVSEQEKDQAVSDAEIAKAQLNTQKILKDYEIIKAPFSGTITARYADIGALVQNAENSQNTALPIVTLSNIEKLIITVFIDQLNAPFVKKNTKVIIETVNNKKVEGLISRVTDNLDPKTKMMLAEIDISNLDKSILSGSFVKVIIFTKTQTYYLLPVECLVIQNEKKYVVSINEKNKAKFKEIIINSNDGKNFLFTGEINENESFVFSPPVNLKEGNSLQPLTQE, encoded by the coding sequence ATGAATTTATTCAATAAAGAGCTTAAATTCAAATCTTTTTTACTATTCATTTTATTAATTACAATATTGGTATTCATTTTCTTAGTTGCTAATAAAAGTAAAAAAATACTTGCTGCAAATATAGAAAAAATTACTGAAAGTGAAAAAGGAATAAAGGTTAAAACGATAAAAGTAAAAAAATCAAATTCAGAAAAAGAAATTATTCTAAATGGGGAAACAAAGCCATCCCAAAGCGTGACAATTTATGCTAAGATAAGCGGATTTTTAAAAAAAATATATGTGGATAAAGGAGATCATGTAGAAAAAGGTAAAATTTTAGCTACTATAGAATCTCCAGTAATCGATGAAGCTTATTTAGGGGCTTTGTCAAATTATAAAAATAAAAATTTGATAGCAAAGAGAGCTTTAGAATTAAGAAAAGAAAATCTGGTTTCAGAACAAGAAAAAGATCAAGCGGTTTCTGATGCGGAAATAGCAAAAGCTCAATTAAATACCCAAAAAATATTAAAAGATTATGAAATCATAAAAGCCCCATTTTCTGGTACAATAACAGCAAGATATGCCGACATTGGTGCTTTAGTTCAGAATGCAGAAAACTCACAAAACACAGCATTGCCAATTGTAACTTTATCAAATATTGAAAAATTAATAATTACTGTTTTTATAGATCAATTGAATGCCCCATTTGTTAAAAAAAATACAAAAGTTATTATAGAGACCGTTAATAATAAAAAAGTAGAAGGATTAATATCGCGTGTAACAGATAATTTGGATCCCAAAACGAAAATGATGTTAGCTGAAATTGATATTTCAAATCTAGATAAGAGTATACTTTCAGGGAGTTTTGTTAAAGTAATAATATTTACTAAAACACAGACCTATTACTTACTTCCAGTGGAATGTTTAGTCATTCAAAATGAAAAAAAATACGTAGTATCAATTAACGAAAAAAATAAGGCAAAGTTCAAAGAAATTATTATTAATAGCAATGATGGTAAAAATTTTTTATTTACTGGAGAAATTAATGAAAATGAATCTTTTGTTTTTAGTCCTCCTGTAAACTTAAAAGAAGGAAATAGTTTGCAACCATTAACTCAAGAGTAA
- a CDS encoding efflux RND transporter permease subunit yields the protein MWIIELALKRPYTIAVGVILTFIVGFISISKMLVDIFPVIDIPVVNIIWNYPGLTPNEVEKRVIFLAERAYTTTVNGISKLESTSIQGLGIQRIYFEEGTDIGSAISQISAVSGTVTRIMPPGITPPVILKFNASNVPVAQLTLFSDKLKEEQIYDYATNFLRVQLYTIPGISLPAPYGGKQRQINIDLIPELLEAKKLSPQNIVDSLQASNIIVPAGNARIHNYEYNILMNSSPLNVKEFNDIPIKVINGAAVTLGNIAKVSDSFAEQTNIVRINGARASYLNILKKAQASTLNVIQSIKSKLPEISNLAPPELNMQLDFDQSFFVKSAIQNVLLEAVISSILVSTVILVFLGSWRSVIIVCTSIPTAIFCSLIVLYLTGNSINIMTMGGLSLAIGMLVDDATVAIENIHRIRNQNNPLIYSIMEGSRQIALPALSATLVICIVFFPIILLTGPAKYLFAPLALAVVSAMLASYILSRTLVPLLAKILLKNEREHGNLNFSEKFNKLFLLFQDKFGEILSICLKYRKFVLINFFIFLILSSSLIFFVGTDFFPQTDAGIIKLHYRARPGTRIEETENQVRVIETKIREIIPKNEIQTINSMIGIPVSFNLAFVQTDNFGPMDAEILISFQKEHENIQYYMKKIRKMLANTFPESEAFFQPADIVNQVLNFGLSAPIDIQIEAQDLSKSIDIAKKLLTNLKLIPGLEDIALKQVLNYPGLFFNIDRIKAAQVGISQRDISNSLLIALSSSSLISPSYYLNPNNNVNYSVIVKTPLEKISNLDHILNIPITSNGNILESNLTSTYMNQLNQTQQTAQTIPLRNLSTIQTIETMTGNSHLNVQRVLDIYGTPEGRDLGAIIKDIEYQIKKLGELPKGVKVTINGQGKVMREAFSTLGIGLILAIILVYLLIAVLFQSWLDPFIVMVAVPGALSGILWILFLTGTTINVESFMGATMAVGIASSNSILLVSYANDLRVSNKFNALEAALESAKTRLRPVLMTAIAMIIGMLPAALAIGEGGEQTAPLGRAVIGGLIVATTVTLIVVPIIYSLLRKNMPKSYLLDEELRKEKLIK from the coding sequence ATGTGGATTATTGAATTAGCATTAAAACGTCCTTACACAATAGCTGTAGGAGTTATACTTACTTTTATTGTAGGATTTATATCAATTAGTAAAATGCTAGTTGATATTTTTCCAGTAATTGATATTCCAGTTGTTAATATTATTTGGAATTACCCTGGATTAACACCAAATGAAGTTGAAAAAAGAGTCATTTTTTTAGCAGAAAGAGCTTACACAACAACTGTCAATGGAATTTCAAAATTAGAATCAACCTCAATTCAGGGCTTAGGAATTCAGCGGATATATTTTGAAGAAGGGACTGACATTGGATCAGCTATTTCACAAATTTCGGCAGTATCTGGTACTGTAACACGCATAATGCCGCCTGGCATAACTCCGCCAGTTATTTTAAAATTTAATGCTTCTAATGTGCCAGTTGCGCAATTAACTTTATTTAGTGACAAATTAAAAGAAGAACAAATTTATGATTATGCAACTAATTTTTTACGGGTTCAACTTTATACAATTCCAGGAATTTCTTTGCCTGCTCCATATGGTGGGAAGCAAAGGCAAATAAACATTGATCTGATACCAGAACTTTTAGAAGCAAAAAAACTTTCTCCACAAAATATTGTAGATTCTTTACAAGCTTCAAATATCATTGTTCCGGCGGGAAATGCTCGAATACATAATTATGAATATAATATTTTAATGAACTCAAGCCCTCTCAACGTCAAAGAATTTAATGACATACCGATAAAAGTAATCAATGGTGCAGCCGTTACATTGGGTAATATTGCAAAAGTTTCTGACTCATTTGCTGAACAAACAAATATAGTAAGAATAAATGGAGCAAGAGCATCGTATTTAAATATTTTAAAAAAAGCTCAAGCTTCAACGCTAAATGTCATTCAATCTATTAAAAGTAAACTACCAGAAATTTCTAATTTAGCACCTCCAGAACTAAATATGCAGCTTGATTTTGACCAGTCTTTCTTTGTAAAATCAGCTATTCAAAATGTTTTACTGGAAGCAGTTATTTCTTCCATCCTCGTTTCAACAGTTATACTTGTTTTTCTAGGAAGTTGGAGAAGTGTCATTATTGTTTGTACTTCTATTCCAACTGCTATTTTTTGTTCCCTTATTGTTCTTTATCTCACTGGAAATTCTATTAATATAATGACTATGGGAGGTCTTTCTTTAGCAATAGGAATGTTAGTTGACGATGCTACAGTTGCTATTGAAAATATTCACCGTATACGAAACCAAAATAATCCTCTTATATATTCAATAATGGAAGGTTCACGTCAGATAGCCCTACCCGCTTTATCAGCAACATTAGTTATATGCATCGTTTTTTTCCCTATTATTCTTCTTACTGGACCTGCAAAATATTTATTTGCTCCCTTAGCTCTTGCAGTTGTTTCAGCTATGCTAGCTTCATACATTTTATCAAGAACATTAGTTCCTTTATTAGCAAAAATATTATTGAAAAATGAAAGAGAGCATGGAAATTTAAATTTTTCTGAAAAATTTAATAAATTATTTTTATTATTTCAAGATAAATTTGGTGAAATACTAAGTATTTGTCTAAAATACAGGAAATTTGTTTTAATAAACTTCTTTATCTTTTTAATCCTGTCATCATCATTAATTTTTTTTGTAGGTACTGACTTTTTTCCTCAAACTGACGCTGGAATTATAAAGTTACATTATAGAGCTAGACCAGGAACCCGTATTGAAGAAACAGAAAATCAGGTTCGAGTGATTGAAACAAAAATAAGAGAAATTATACCAAAAAATGAAATTCAGACAATAAATTCAATGATAGGAATTCCTGTTAGCTTTAATTTAGCTTTTGTTCAAACAGATAATTTTGGTCCTATGGATGCAGAAATATTAATTTCTTTTCAAAAAGAACATGAAAATATTCAATACTATATGAAAAAAATTAGAAAAATGCTTGCAAATACTTTTCCTGAGTCAGAAGCATTTTTTCAACCAGCAGATATTGTAAATCAAGTTTTAAATTTTGGTTTAAGTGCTCCAATCGACATTCAAATAGAAGCTCAAGATTTAAGTAAATCTATTGATATAGCAAAAAAATTACTTACTAATCTTAAACTAATTCCAGGATTAGAAGATATTGCGTTAAAACAAGTATTAAATTACCCTGGACTATTTTTTAATATTGATAGAATAAAGGCTGCTCAAGTTGGAATTAGTCAAAGAGACATATCAAATAGTCTTTTAATAGCCTTATCATCTAGTTCATTGATCTCACCATCATATTATTTAAACCCTAATAATAATGTTAATTATTCTGTCATTGTGAAAACACCACTAGAGAAGATCTCCAACTTAGATCATATATTAAACATTCCAATTACAAGTAACGGTAATATATTAGAAAGCAACTTAACATCAACATACATGAACCAACTGAATCAAACACAACAAACAGCTCAAACTATTCCTCTTAGAAATTTAAGTACAATCCAAACAATAGAAACAATGACGGGAAACTCACATTTAAACGTGCAAAGAGTTTTAGATATTTATGGAACACCTGAAGGTAGAGATCTTGGAGCAATTATAAAGGATATTGAATATCAAATAAAAAAATTAGGCGAACTGCCAAAAGGAGTTAAAGTAACAATAAATGGGCAAGGAAAAGTCATGCGAGAAGCTTTTTCTACTTTAGGAATTGGTCTTATATTAGCAATAATTCTTGTTTACTTACTAATTGCTGTATTATTTCAATCCTGGCTAGATCCATTTATTGTTATGGTAGCTGTACCAGGTGCTCTTTCAGGGATTTTATGGATACTTTTTTTAACAGGAACAACGATAAATGTTGAATCTTTTATGGGAGCTACCATGGCTGTTGGTATTGCCTCTTCTAATTCAATTCTTTTAGTAAGTTATGCAAATGATCTTAGAGTTTCAAACAAATTTAATGCTTTAGAAGCCGCTCTTGAATCAGCAAAAACAAGACTACGTCCAGTTCTAATGACTGCTATTGCCATGATTATTGGAATGTTACCTGCGGCTCTTGCTATAGGAGAAGGTGGTGAACAGACCGCCCCCTTGGGAAGAGCTGTAATTGGAGGATTAATAGTTGCAACGACTGTAACTTTAATAGTTGTTCCCATAATTTACTCACTTTTAAGAAAAAATATGCCAAAAAGTTATTTACTTGATGAAGAATTAAGAAAGGAAAAACTAATTAAATGA
- a CDS encoding flavodoxin family protein: MSQVSIVYHSGYGHTEKAAKSVLEGVKSVGNTIAHLISVANIDSNWEILKNSSAIIFGSPTYMGSASAPFKDFMDKSSKIWMTQDWKDKIAGGFTVSGSQSGDKLSTLEQFMVFAAQHGMIWVSLGILPGNNSSKSSVNDLNRLGSSIGPMAQANVDQGADAMIESDLKTLHLYGKRIAEITHKFSKA; encoded by the coding sequence ATGTCTCAAGTTTCTATTGTATATCATTCAGGATATGGACATACAGAAAAAGCCGCTAAATCAGTTTTAGAAGGCGTTAAATCAGTAGGAAACACAATAGCGCATTTAATTTCAGTAGCAAATATTGATTCAAATTGGGAAATTTTAAAGAATTCTAGTGCAATTATTTTTGGTTCACCAACTTACATGGGAAGTGCTTCTGCCCCATTCAAAGATTTTATGGATAAAAGTTCAAAAATTTGGATGACACAAGATTGGAAAGATAAAATTGCTGGAGGTTTTACTGTTTCAGGTAGCCAAAGTGGAGATAAATTAAGTACTCTAGAACAATTTATGGTTTTTGCAGCTCAACATGGTATGATTTGGGTATCTTTAGGAATTTTACCAGGAAATAATTCAAGTAAATCAAGTGTAAATGATTTAAATAGATTAGGTTCCTCCATTGGACCAATGGCACAAGCTAATGTAGATCAAGGTGCAGACGCCATGATTGAAAGCGATCTAAAAACGCTTCATTTATATGGAAAAAGGATTGCAGAAATTACTCATAAATTTAGTAAGGCATAA
- the recD2 gene encoding SF1B family DNA helicase RecD2, with translation MSQEVVGVLAKIIFENDRGDFRVADFIDPQTAKRFRASGKIFLSQKADSRQKYRLIGNWENNPKYGESFVAIYSEAARPSEAKGIAPYLANNVKGVGETTALKLVEALNIKDIETLVQICKEDKEKIYTFFGSKRKKTAENVITSMITDEVYRSVMIFLHEHNIPPKFAERIYEKYGALSLNNLKENPYRLIADFRQVGFKRADAIAEKLGVPPTSPFRMEAAFVYTLEVAQDDGHCCLPRDLLIDKARDILGVKLNPVFSREFVLDHLRQIFKKNREIKNESFIIRDTTVFNNIQNEVLFYLPEVIKMEDEVAGFISSLLTKSISTEYKEQQILKELDSGEKKIDELFPNLPWDKLSDEQQTAVRMSLDSRIMVLTGGPGCGKTFVLKAIYGIQRALNRKVALCAPTGLAAKRMTHSIGEHASTLHKLLGLGRKKEEQVNIIEELEGNTNALDNFNVVIIDESSMLSLDLFHSLLSSLGPNRRLILVGDVDQLPSVGAGNCLRDIIKSNKVPIARLTKIFRQSSESPIPLAAREIISGNKPNFKFVSYSPVFASAEPIAFIPCSTQTFFDLLQTFLSDTIPNIYNLDPVKNVQILVPMRKTEVGQENINKVMQNFLNPPHENKKECSLNFGGILREGDKVIQTKNNYELDVFNGDLGYCKTIIKTKDKLEVIIEFSDKTVTYEDDDIDDLQLCYAMTVHKSQGSEFPLCIIPMFGVYYSMLDRNLLYTAVTRASKYIIILGEEWSIKKAVASQNAIKRYTFLDNLIKS, from the coding sequence GTGTCGCAAGAAGTTGTAGGGGTCCTAGCAAAAATTATCTTTGAAAACGATAGGGGGGATTTTAGGGTAGCTGATTTCATTGATCCACAAACCGCTAAGCGATTTAGAGCCTCTGGAAAGATTTTCCTTTCCCAAAAAGCTGATTCTAGACAGAAATATAGGCTTATAGGGAACTGGGAAAACAACCCAAAGTATGGAGAATCTTTTGTCGCTATCTACTCAGAAGCGGCAAGACCTTCAGAGGCCAAAGGAATCGCCCCTTATCTGGCAAATAACGTTAAAGGAGTGGGAGAAACAACCGCTCTAAAGCTTGTTGAAGCCTTAAACATTAAAGATATTGAAACTTTAGTACAAATTTGTAAGGAAGACAAAGAAAAAATATATACTTTTTTCGGCTCAAAAAGAAAAAAAACAGCTGAAAATGTGATTACTTCTATGATCACCGATGAAGTTTATCGAAGTGTTATGATATTTCTTCATGAACATAATATTCCGCCAAAATTTGCAGAAAGAATTTATGAGAAATACGGTGCACTTTCTTTAAATAATTTAAAAGAAAATCCTTATCGCTTAATAGCTGATTTTAGACAAGTAGGCTTTAAGAGAGCAGATGCAATTGCTGAAAAATTAGGAGTTCCACCAACATCTCCCTTTCGAATGGAAGCAGCATTTGTCTATACATTAGAAGTCGCTCAGGATGACGGTCACTGTTGTTTACCCAGAGATCTCTTGATAGATAAAGCCAGAGATATACTTGGAGTGAAATTGAATCCTGTTTTTTCTCGTGAATTTGTTTTAGATCATTTAAGGCAAATATTTAAAAAAAATCGTGAAATAAAAAATGAAAGTTTTATCATTCGCGATACAACAGTATTTAATAATATTCAAAATGAAGTCCTATTTTATTTACCTGAGGTAATAAAAATGGAAGACGAAGTCGCTGGATTTATCTCTAGTTTACTTACTAAAAGTATTTCTACTGAATACAAAGAGCAACAAATTTTAAAAGAATTAGATTCTGGTGAGAAAAAAATTGATGAATTATTCCCTAATTTACCATGGGATAAACTTTCTGATGAGCAACAAACAGCAGTAAGAATGAGTCTAGATTCTCGCATAATGGTTCTTACAGGTGGACCTGGATGTGGAAAAACTTTTGTTCTAAAAGCAATATATGGAATTCAAAGAGCTTTAAATCGAAAAGTGGCCTTATGTGCCCCAACAGGTCTTGCAGCAAAAAGAATGACTCATTCCATCGGAGAGCACGCAAGTACCTTACACAAATTACTTGGGCTAGGCAGAAAAAAAGAGGAACAAGTAAATATAATTGAAGAACTTGAAGGAAATACAAACGCACTAGACAATTTTAATGTTGTCATTATCGATGAAAGCTCAATGCTTAGCCTTGATTTATTTCATTCGTTACTTTCTTCACTCGGCCCTAATAGGAGATTAATTTTAGTTGGTGATGTAGATCAATTACCTAGTGTTGGTGCTGGAAATTGCTTAAGAGATATTATTAAATCTAACAAAGTTCCAATAGCACGTTTAACAAAAATATTTCGCCAAAGTTCTGAAAGCCCAATTCCATTAGCAGCTAGAGAAATCATCTCTGGGAATAAGCCAAACTTTAAATTTGTAAGCTATTCACCAGTTTTTGCGTCTGCTGAGCCAATTGCATTTATTCCTTGTTCAACTCAGACTTTTTTTGATCTTTTACAAACTTTTTTATCCGATACGATACCTAATATTTATAATCTTGATCCTGTAAAAAATGTTCAAATATTAGTGCCAATGCGAAAAACAGAAGTAGGTCAAGAAAATATAAATAAAGTAATGCAAAACTTTCTCAATCCACCCCATGAAAATAAAAAAGAATGTTCTTTAAATTTTGGGGGAATACTTCGTGAAGGTGACAAGGTCATTCAAACAAAAAATAACTATGAATTAGATGTATTTAATGGTGACCTTGGTTATTGTAAAACAATCATTAAAACAAAAGATAAACTTGAAGTCATAATAGAATTTAGTGATAAGACAGTAACATATGAAGATGACGATATTGATGATTTACAACTTTGTTACGCTATGACTGTGCATAAATCACAAGGATCTGAGTTTCCTCTTTGTATTATCCCTATGTTTGGGGTTTATTATAGTATGCTTGATAGAAATTTACTTTATACTGCAGTAACAAGAGCAAGTAAATATATAATTATTTTGGGCGAGGAATGGTCTATTAAAAAAGCTGTTGCTAGCCAAAATGCAATTAAAAGATATACTTTTTTAGACAATTTAATTAAATCCTAA